The window TCCGCGGAGCTCGCCCTCCTCGACCTGCCCAAGGACACCGAAGCCACCCGCGACATCGCCCGCTCGCTCCGCGCCGCGCAGCGCGGCTCGCGCCTCGTCTCGCAGATGCACACCTACTCGCGCCCCTCGCGCGAGGGCTTCCGCCCCGTGGACATCGCCCAGGCCGTGCGCGAGGCCCTGAACCTCCTGCGCGCCTCCCTGCCGGGCAACATCCGCCTCTCCGAGGAGATCGAGCCGGGCCACGCCACCAGCCTCGCCAACCCCACCCAGATCCACCAGGTGGTCATGAACCTGTGCACCAACGCCTTCCAGGCCATGCGCGAGACGGGCGGCATCCTCTCCGTGGGGCTCGCCCACCACCACCTGGCGCAGATCCACCCCGAGGCCCCGAGCCTGCCCCCGGGCGACTACCTCATGCTCGCGGTCGGCGACACCGGCCCCGGCATCCCGGCCTCCATCCGCGACAAGATCTTCGACCCCTTCTTCACCACCAAGGGCAAGGGCGAAGGCACCGGCCTCGGCCTGGCCGTGGTCCAGGGCATCATCGCCGCGCACAAGGGCGCCGTCATCCTCTCGAGCCCGCCGGGCGAGGGCGCGCGCTTCGAGGTCTGGCTGCCCTGCATCGCCGCCTGCATGAGCGCGCCCGGAGAAGACGAGGACGCGCCCTCCTCCCCCAGGCCCGGCACCGAGCACGTGCTCTTCGTCGAGGACAACCCGGACCAGCTCATGACCGTGCCCAAGGCGCTGGAACGCCTCGGCTACGCCGTGACCCCCGCGCGCGACGCCCACGAGGCCCTGGACGCCCTGGCCCGCACCGAGCGGCCCTTCGACGTGGTCATCACCGACTACGACATGCCCGAGGTGGACGGCGTGGAGTTCGCCCGCAACCTGGCCCAGATCGCGCCCGGACTGCCCGTGGTCATGGTCTCCGGCCGCCGCGGAGCGGTGGACGCCGCGGTGCGCGCGCCCTCCATCCGGCTCGTGCTCCCCAAACCGTACAATGCCTCGGATCTCTCCCGCGCCCTGGGGCAGGTACTGGACGGCCCGGCCCCGGCCGCCGAACGGAAGTGACGCATGGCGAACATCCTGGTCATAGACGACGACGAACGCATCCTCGAAACCATGCGCCGCATCATCGAGCGCATGCACCACACCGCCCTGGTCGCCCCGACCCTGGCCCTCGGCCTGGCCGAGGTGGAGCACGGCGGCGTGGACGTGGTCTTCCTGGACATCAGCCTGCCCGACGGCAACGGCCTGGACGCCCTGCCGCGCATAAAATCCCTGCCCGGCGCGCCCGAGGTCATCATCCTCACCGGCCAGGGAGACCCGGACGGCGCCGAGCTCGCCATCCAGGAAGGCGTCTGGGACTACCTCGTCAAGCCCACCCCCATCCGCGACACCATGCTCTCCCTCGAACGCGCCCTGCTCTACCGCCAGGAGAAGATGGCCGCCCAGCCGCCCGTGGAGGTCGACCTCGAAGGCGTGGTCGGACTCTCGCAGCGCATGAAGAGCTGCTACGAGGAGATCGCCCGTGCCGCCCACACCAACGCCTCCGTGCTCATCACCGGCGAGACCGGCACCGGCAAGGAACTCTTCGCCCGCACCATCCACGCCAACTCCGAGCGCAAGGATGGCCCCTTCGTGGTCATCGACTGCGCCTCGCTCACCGAAAACCTCGTGGAGAGCGCCCTCTTCGGCCACAAGAAAGGCTCCTTCACCGGCGCCAGCGCCGACCGCACCGGCCTCGTGGCCCTGGCCAACACCGGCACCCTCTTCCTCGACGAGGTCGGCGAGATGTCCCTGGCCCTGC of the Desulfovibrio sp. X2 genome contains:
- a CDS encoding sigma-54 dependent transcriptional regulator; amino-acid sequence: MANILVIDDDERILETMRRIIERMHHTALVAPTLALGLAEVEHGGVDVVFLDISLPDGNGLDALPRIKSLPGAPEVIILTGQGDPDGAELAIQEGVWDYLVKPTPIRDTMLSLERALLYRQEKMAAQPPVEVDLEGVVGLSQRMKSCYEEIARAAHTNASVLITGETGTGKELFARTIHANSERKDGPFVVIDCASLTENLVESALFGHKKGSFTGASADRTGLVALANTGTLFLDEVGEMSLALQKSFLRVLQERRFRPVGGMREEASDFRLIAATNRDLEAMVEEGAFRQDLYFRLKTFVISLPPLRERTADVKLLTMYKISALCEQNSLPAKRYDPEFFQALAAYPWPGNVRELFAVLETAFHAAGGTEILYARHLPQEVRVALARANIAKGRHGEAGQALPRDDNGFGARPGAVDTSLPLRVFKDEMERRYLKALARETNGDVDAMIERSGVSKSHLYALLKKAGISPGHL